The Bombus fervidus isolate BK054 chromosome 6, iyBomFerv1, whole genome shotgun sequence genome contains a region encoding:
- the L(3)neo43 gene encoding cytochrome c oxidase assembly protein COX16 homolog l(3)neo43 — MKRKHFWQFLPFMILVIGGSFFIQEFVSLKYKYPKVTSYDMKIETKKRGIEMKKSRTLEEEYKLIKTLDIDNWENVRIPRPWEDPSMTNK; from the exons ATGAAgcgaaaacatttttggcaatttTTACCATTTATGATACTTGTTATAGGAGgttcattttttattcagGAATTTGTAAGCCTAAA ATATAAGTATCCAAAAGTTACATCGTACGATATGAAAATAGAAACTAAAAAACGAGgtattgaaatgaaaaaaagtcGTACTCTTGAAGAGGAATATAAGCTAATAAAA ACCTTGGATATTGATAATTGGGAAAACGTTCGTATACCACGACCATGGGAGGATCCAAGCAtgacaaacaaataa
- the Lsm1 gene encoding U6 snRNA-associated Sm-like protein LSm1 — translation MNILPGTASLLEELDKKLMVLLRDGRTLIGYLRSVDQFANIVLHRTIERIHVGKEYGDIPRGIFIVRGENVVLLGEIDRDKERDLPLTEVSVDDILDAQRREQELKQDQKRLINKTLKERGLSYIPDMGHDDMF, via the exons ATGAACATTTTGCCAGGGACGGCATCTCTTCTCGAAGAACTTGACA AAAAACTTATGGTTTTACTAAGAGATGGCAGAACTTTAATTGGATATCTTAGAAGTGTTGATCAATTTGCTAATATTGTACTTCATCGTACAATTGAAAGAATTCATGTTGGCAAAGAATACGGAGACATCCCAAGAGGAATTTTTATTGTCAGAGGAGAAAATGTTGTCCTTTTAGGAGAAATA GACAGAGACAAAGAAAGAGATTTACCATTGACTGAAGTATCTGTTGATGATATCTTGGATGCACAAAGACGAGAACAAGAATTAAAACAAGACCAGAAACgactaataaataaaactctgAAGGAACGAGGTTTATCATATATTCCAGATATGGGTCATGATGACATGTTCTGA
- the LOC139988194 gene encoding uncharacterized protein — protein MEDFNDGVDGKLAFRMRKVNPEQFHTLVKMHLSFELDLNTEDNDCINEKTKLKKWGLLSFSKKPKSTINLQKGVEGASLSEDGINQVKQLIEYLSKEQNIIQEGIFRRTGKLTRQQDLKTALYQGIPLNLNDGRYSVHDCASVLKGFLAELSEPLLSDLHYPAHCQIAELCSSDLSGNDARLLRSLQLLLLLLPSINRVLLKYVLNLLNKTASFESNNKMNCDSLATLFTPHLMCPRKLSPEALHINSQNLSCLVAFMIKKENELFEIPPKLATDIRAYWVEQERKLLSPKNIDLNESIPDTTGTAHTVFSFVDHKLTAKANSTQDTQAALAQLYAHIQAMPESAKKRRLVKQFNKENGQGTPRQVKHFRTKSLGDSIKKHIFQKKILGHKKFDINIGCNITRSNSEENILSSNLEKSLLQTKVLLSKSDDELSMENYDTNNDSLLHTKHISNSTGSLNTPTLRSYKDKRKAILMKFVNINEEQIVQYHDWNVNKSDKGSYIDESINSKSSNANISLQDSNKELRGENNTAINTNRLSRQLSEPPDIYSSQSTLYETSQNELYRQSSEPTFSMSEATHTEMVSIAKYDDENKKAVEYSKMESHSDNACVHLSPAVKNRLWNVYVAHTSTPSNLLRKSLVTNDYMLTPITNNDKSMSPITQSATKMTKAMQETMMTPRSRKPVMMVSGSNLCNLASVNNSWNQQSNNIHGPNLDIIAPINCTSILEESQKPNNTDSEIVYNEVIDLEDKENLNKNTTEKRRYITSITDDYYTIKQQSTMSITSTFREYLLSRSVLTASPVDLSFSSRTGDFEQSESDLNILNEDGLSESLLCCLNGNQPESDTSGIASGSTNSANSSEKNEEVASSPRKRATSLQRNDSKKSIKESRKLRNIQGQGFRNKQLSESTLNSVKIKDTFQETSF, from the exons ATGGAAGATTTTAACGATGGTGTGGATGGTAAATTGGCTTTTAGAATGCGAAAAGTCAATCCAGAACAATTTCACACTCTCGTCAAAATGCATCTATCTTTTGAATTGGACCTCAATACCGAGGA caaTGATTGCATCAATGAAAAGACAAAGTTAAAAAAGTGGGGTCTCTTAAGCTTCTCAAAGAAACCTAAGTCaacaattaatttacaaaaaggaGTTGAAGGTGCTAGCTTATCTGAAGATGGAATAAATCAAGTAAAACAGTTGATAGAATATTTATCTAAAGAACAaa atattatACAAGAAGGTATATTTCGACGTACTGGTAAATTAACAAGGCAACAAGATTTAAAAACTGCATTGTATCAAGGCATTCCATTGAATCTTAATGATGGCCGATATAGTGTACATGATTGTGCATCGGTATTAAAAGGATTTTTGGCTGAATTATCAGAGCCATTGTTATCAGATTTGCATTATCCTGCACATTGTCAAATTGCTG AATTATGTAGTTCTGATTTAAGTGGGAATGATGCAAGGTTATTAAGATCTCTGCAACTACTTTTATTACTTCTACCATCTATAAACAGAGTTTTACTTAAGTATGTCTTGAATCTTCTGAATAAGACAGCTAGTTTTgaatctaataataaaatgaattgtGATAGCCTTGCTACACTTTTTACACCACACTTAATGTGCCCAAGAAAATTATCACCAGAAGCTTTACATATCAATTCTCAAAATTTATCATGTTTAGTTGCCTTCAtgattaaaaaggaaaatgaacTATTTGAAATTCCACCAAAACTAGCTACAGATATCAGAGCATATTGGGTAGagcaagaaagaaaattactaAGCCCTAAAAATATAGAT TTAAATGAATCTATACCAGATACAACAGGTACAGCACACACAGTATTCAGTTTTGTGGATCATAAATTAACAGCAAAGGCAAATTCTACGCAAGATACTCAGGCAGCATTAGCACAACTGTATGCTCACATACAAGCCATGCCAGAGTCAGCTAAAAAACGTAGGCTtgtaaaacaatttaataaagaaaatggtCAAGGTACACCAAGACAAGTTAAACATTTTCGAACTAAAAGTCTTGgagattcaattaaaaaacacATATTCCAGAAAAAGATTTTGGGGCATAAAAagtttgatattaatataggTTGTAATATCACTAGATCAAATagtgaagaaaatatattgtcatcg AATCTAGAAAAATCATTACTTCAAACAAAAGTCTTACTTAGCAAATCAGATGATGAGCTTAGCATGGAAAATTATGATACAAATAATGATAGCCTTCTTCATACTAAACATATTAGTAACAGTACTGGTAGTCTTAATACTCCCACATTAAGGAGTTATAAAGACAAGAGAAAGGCTATATTgatgaaatttgtaaatataaacgaGGAACAAATAGTTCAATATCATGATTggaatgtaaataaatcaGATAAAGGATCATATATAGATGAATCCATAAATTCAAAGTCAAGTAACGCGAACATATCTTTGCAAGATTCTAACAAGGAATTAAGAGGGGAGAATAATACTGCAATTAATACTAATAGATTATCTAGACAACTCAGTGAACCACCAGATATATATTCTTCTCAAAGTACTTTGTATGAAACAAGTCAAAATGAATTATATAGACAAAGTTCAGAACCTACATTTTCAATGTCAGAAGCAACTCATACAGAAATGGTATCTATAGCTAAGTATGACGACGAGAACAAGAAAGCAGTGGAATATTCAAAAATGGAATCACACTCTGATAATGCATGTGTTCATTTGTCTCCTGCTGTGAAGAATAGACTTTGGAATGTATATGTTGCCCACACATCAACACCATCAAATTTATTACGCAAAAGCTTAGTTACTAATGACTACATGTTAACTCCTATTACTAACAATGATAAGAGCATGAGCCCAATTACGCAAAGCGCTACTAAAATGACAAAAGCTATGCAG GAAACAATGATGACACCCCGTTCTAGAAAACCAGTAATGATGGTTTCTGGATCAAACCTATGTAATCTCGCTTCTGTCAATAATAGTTGGAATCAACAGAGTAATAACATACATGGTCCAAACCTTGATATTATTGCTCCAATAAATTGTACTTCAATTCTAGAAGAATCTCAAAAGCCCAATAACACAGACAGcgaaattgtatacaacgaagTTATTGACTtggaagataaagaaaatttaaacaaaaatacaacagagaaaagaagatataTTACATCAATTACCGATGACTATTACACAATCAAACAACAAAGTACAATGTCTATAACAAGCACATTTAGGGAATATTTATTGTCTAGAAGTGTGTTAACTGCTAGTCCTGTTGATCTCAGTTTTTCGTCGCGTACTGGAGACTTCGAACAATCAGAATCCgacttaaatattttaaatgagGATGGCCTTTCTGAAAGCTTACTTTGTTGTTTAAATGGAAATCAACCTGAATCTGATACTTCTGGTATTGCATCTGGTAGTACTAATAGCGCGAATTCGTCGGAAAAAAATGAGGAAGTGGCAAGTTCACCAAGAAAACGAGCAACTAGTTTACAGCGTAATGATTCTAAGAAATCAATAAAAGAATctagaaaattaagaaacataCAAGGACAAGGTTTCAGAAATAAACAATTAAGCGAATCAACATTAAAttctgtaaaaataaaagacacaTTTCAAGAAACTTCATTTTGA